The following are encoded in a window of Halosimplex halophilum genomic DNA:
- a CDS encoding RAD55 family ATPase: MRVSSGVPGFDELVQGGLLKDRLYVVSGPPGSGKTTFSSQFITQGAKAGENCLYVTMHETKEELMQDMSGYDFGFDQVMASGKVQFLNLMTDGGKRTITQFGTEGGLTNRIVAFLEQQDIDRAVIDSTMLLQHFFNDVSDEITGFLSALKQTDTTTVLISEMTDPSSYADEHYLAHGVIFFHNYLEQGGMTRGVQVIKMRGTAIDCDIRAIDFSDRGLRVRPDKKVEA, encoded by the coding sequence ATGCGCGTCTCAAGCGGCGTCCCTGGGTTCGACGAACTCGTCCAGGGCGGCCTCCTGAAAGACAGGCTCTACGTGGTGAGTGGTCCCCCGGGGAGCGGGAAGACGACCTTCTCCTCGCAGTTCATCACGCAGGGCGCCAAGGCGGGGGAGAACTGCCTCTACGTGACGATGCACGAGACCAAAGAGGAGCTGATGCAGGACATGTCGGGCTACGACTTCGGCTTCGACCAAGTGATGGCCTCCGGGAAGGTCCAGTTCCTCAACCTCATGACCGACGGGGGCAAGCGGACAATCACCCAGTTCGGCACGGAGGGCGGGCTCACCAACCGCATCGTCGCCTTCCTCGAACAGCAGGACATCGACCGCGCGGTCATCGACTCGACGATGCTCCTGCAGCACTTCTTCAACGACGTGTCCGACGAGATCACGGGCTTTCTCTCCGCGCTGAAACAGACCGACACGACCACCGTCCTGATCTCCGAGATGACCGACCCCTCGTCGTACGCCGACGAGCACTACCTCGCCCACGGCGTGATCTTCTTCCACAACTACCTCGAACAGGGCGGGATGACCCGCGGGGTCCAGGTGATCAAGATGCGCGGCACCGCCATCGACTGCGACATCCGCGCGATCGACTTCTCCGACAGGGGACTGCGGGTGCGGCCGGACAAGAAAGTCGAGGCCTGA
- a CDS encoding PHP domain-containing protein: MVAADLHVHTDNSDGTFRLPEVAPAARAAGLDAVAITDHDRVHPGLDAPVVERDGVALVHGIELRVEASDQRVDVLGYGVRPTDALLAEIDRLQRDRVERGRAILDCLEDRLGVSLPVDPEPGLGRPDIARAVVASDADYESVGAVFDDLIGEGEPCYVARDVPSFERGRDLLAEACAVVSLAHPLRYPDPQAALELTPRLDAVEVAYPYGARGHTGANGELSVDDVAAVAERHDLLVTGGSDAHERDLGETGLSTERYRLFRDALDAGL, encoded by the coding sequence ATGGTCGCCGCGGATCTCCACGTCCACACAGACAACTCCGACGGAACCTTCCGTCTCCCAGAGGTCGCGCCCGCGGCGCGAGCGGCCGGGCTCGACGCCGTCGCAATCACCGACCACGACCGCGTCCACCCCGGCCTGGACGCGCCGGTCGTCGAGCGCGACGGCGTCGCACTGGTCCACGGGATCGAACTCCGCGTCGAGGCGAGCGACCAGCGGGTCGACGTACTGGGCTACGGGGTGCGACCGACCGACGCGCTGCTCGCCGAGATCGACCGGCTCCAGCGCGACCGCGTCGAGCGCGGCCGCGCCATCCTCGACTGTCTGGAGGACCGCCTGGGCGTCTCGCTCCCGGTCGACCCCGAACCCGGCCTCGGCCGGCCGGACATCGCCCGCGCCGTCGTCGCCAGCGACGCCGACTACGAGTCGGTCGGCGCCGTCTTCGACGACCTCATCGGCGAGGGCGAACCCTGCTACGTCGCCCGCGACGTCCCCTCCTTCGAGCGCGGCCGGGACCTCCTGGCGGAGGCCTGCGCCGTCGTCTCCCTCGCCCACCCGCTCCGGTATCCGGACCCGCAGGCGGCGCTGGAGCTTACGCCGCGGCTCGACGCCGTCGAGGTGGCCTACCCCTACGGCGCCCGCGGCCACACCGGCGCCAACGGGGAGCTGTCCGTCGACGACGTGGCCGCGGTCGCCGAGCGCCACGACCTGCTCGTCACCGGCGGGAGCGACGCCCACGAGCGCGACCTCGGCGAGACCGGCCTGTCGACCGAGCGATACCGGCTGTTCCGCGACGCGCTCGACGCCGGGCTGTGA
- a CDS encoding DUF6757 family protein encodes MQCHYCDREAEIAVEKDGVKVGVCKTHFREQMEEIADSDWLDGIEEDLDIDRAE; translated from the coding sequence ATGCAGTGTCACTACTGCGACCGCGAGGCCGAGATCGCGGTCGAGAAGGACGGCGTCAAGGTCGGGGTCTGCAAGACGCACTTCCGCGAGCAGATGGAGGAGATCGCGGACTCCGACTGGCTCGACGGTATCGAGGAGGACCTCGACATCGACCGCGCCGAGTGA
- a CDS encoding cupin domain-containing protein, with protein MKRIAREAVDRRMGPAADKRALGAALDTEELAVNYYELAPGDSFGFGYHRHPEQEEVFYVLEGTATFETEDGEVAVSAGEAVRFAPGEWQLGRNAGDERCVALAMGAPKDDRRTEMLRDCPDCGGRTEQTVEMADDRESLVTRCTDCGTETGRFD; from the coding sequence ATGAAGCGCATCGCTCGCGAGGCGGTCGACCGGCGGATGGGCCCCGCCGCCGACAAGCGCGCGCTCGGCGCCGCCCTCGACACGGAGGAACTGGCCGTCAACTACTACGAGCTCGCTCCCGGCGACAGCTTCGGGTTCGGCTACCACCGCCACCCCGAGCAGGAGGAGGTCTTCTACGTCCTCGAGGGGACGGCCACCTTCGAGACGGAGGACGGCGAGGTGGCCGTCTCGGCGGGCGAGGCGGTCCGGTTCGCCCCCGGCGAGTGGCAACTGGGCCGCAACGCCGGCGACGAGCGGTGCGTCGCGCTCGCGATGGGCGCCCCGAAGGACGACCGGCGGACCGAGATGCTCCGGGACTGCCCCGACTGCGGCGGCCGCACCGAACAGACGGTCGAGATGGCCGACGACCGCGAGTCGCTCGTGACGCGCTGTACCGACTGCGGCACGGAGACCGGCCGGTTCGACTGA
- a CDS encoding acyl-CoA dehydrogenase family protein, translating into MLDYVDMEADLSEEERLVRDTAREFVDERVRPDIGEHFEEGTFPTELIEEMGELGFYAPNLDHEATANLGERAYGLVMQELEAGDSGVRSMASVQGALVMYPIHAFGSAAQRERWLPDLADGSAVGCFGLTEPDHGSNPNAMETRAERADDDGYVLNGSKTWITNAPIADVALVWAKDRSAEGNPVRGFLVETDREGITTNHIDGKLSMRASVTGEIGLNDCYVPDEAVLPEVSGMKGPLSCLTQARFGIAWGAVGAARDCFETARGYAADREQFGGPIARFQLQQEKLAEMATAITTAQLLAHRLADLKERGELRPQQVSMAKRNNVAAWREVARTAREMLGGNGITTDYSPMRHLANVETVYTYEGTHDIHTLIVGEDLTGISAFE; encoded by the coding sequence ATGCTCGACTACGTGGATATGGAGGCCGACCTCTCGGAGGAGGAGCGGCTCGTCCGCGACACGGCGCGGGAGTTCGTCGACGAGCGGGTCCGGCCGGACATCGGCGAGCACTTCGAAGAGGGGACGTTCCCGACGGAGCTGATCGAGGAGATGGGCGAGCTTGGCTTCTACGCCCCCAACCTCGACCACGAGGCGACGGCGAACCTCGGCGAGCGGGCCTACGGGCTCGTGATGCAGGAGCTCGAAGCGGGCGACTCGGGCGTCCGCTCGATGGCGTCGGTCCAGGGGGCGCTGGTGATGTACCCCATCCACGCCTTCGGCTCGGCGGCCCAGCGCGAGCGGTGGCTGCCCGACCTGGCCGACGGGTCCGCCGTCGGCTGCTTCGGCCTGACGGAGCCCGACCACGGGTCGAACCCGAACGCGATGGAGACGCGCGCCGAGCGCGCCGACGACGATGGATACGTCCTGAACGGGTCGAAGACGTGGATCACGAACGCGCCCATCGCCGACGTGGCGCTCGTGTGGGCGAAAGACCGCTCCGCGGAGGGGAACCCGGTCCGTGGGTTCCTCGTCGAGACCGACCGCGAGGGGATCACCACGAACCACATCGACGGCAAGCTCTCGATGCGGGCCTCGGTCACGGGCGAGATCGGGCTGAACGACTGCTACGTCCCCGACGAGGCCGTCCTCCCCGAGGTGTCGGGGATGAAGGGGCCGCTGTCGTGTCTCACGCAGGCCCGCTTCGGCATCGCGTGGGGCGCCGTCGGGGCGGCGCGGGACTGTTTCGAGACCGCCCGCGGGTACGCCGCCGACCGCGAGCAGTTCGGCGGCCCGATCGCCCGCTTCCAGCTCCAGCAGGAGAAGCTCGCGGAGATGGCCACCGCCATCACGACCGCCCAGCTGCTGGCCCACCGGCTCGCCGACCTCAAGGAGCGGGGGGAGCTGCGCCCCCAGCAGGTGTCGATGGCCAAGCGCAACAACGTCGCGGCCTGGCGCGAGGTGGCCCGCACCGCCCGCGAGATGCTCGGCGGCAACGGCATCACGACCGACTACTCCCCGATGCGCCACCTCGCGAACGTCGAGACCGTCTACACCTACGAGGGCACCCACGACATCCACACGCTGATCGTCGGGGAGGACCTCACCGGTATCTCGGCCTTCGAGTGA
- the uvrB gene encoding excinuclease ABC subunit UvrB: MSDTEGPLSPDRPDAESEFRVDAPFEPAGDQPEAIEQLADGFRQGMDKQTLLGVTGSGKTNTVSWVVEEIQKPTLVIAHNKTLAAQLYEEFRELFPDNAVEYFVSYYDYYQPEAYVEQTDKYIEKDASINDEIDRLRHSATRSLLTRDDVIVVASVSAIYGLGDPQNYVDMSLELEVGQEIDRDEVLSRLVDLNYERNDVDFTQGTFRVRGDTLEIYPMYGRYAVRVEFWGEEIDRMLKVDPLEGEVKSTEPAVLIHPAEHYSIPEQRLQRAIAEIEDLKEERVRYFERQGDHVAAQRIDERTTFDLEMMRETGYCSGIENYSVHLSERDSGDPPYTLIDYFPDDFLTVIDESHQTIPQIKGQFEGDRSRKESLIDNGFRLPTAYDNRPLTFEEFEEKTDKTLYVSATPADYEREVSDQVVEQIVRPTHLVDPAVEVSPAEGQIDDLLDRIDDRVERDERVLVTTLTKRMAEDLTEYLEEAGVAVEYMHDETDTLERHELIRSLRLGDIDVLVGINLLREGLDIPEVSLVAILDADQEGFLRSETTLVQTMGRAARNVNGEVVLYADDPSDAMEAAIEETNRRREIQEAYNEEHGFEPTTIDKEIGESSLPGSKTDTDGAASMDPDDDEEAARAIERLEARMEEAADNLEFELAADIRDRIHELREEYDLAGGDDEEGVVPEPVDEF; the protein is encoded by the coding sequence ATGAGCGACACCGAGGGTCCCCTGTCGCCGGACAGGCCGGACGCCGAGAGCGAGTTCCGGGTCGACGCGCCGTTCGAGCCGGCGGGCGACCAGCCGGAGGCCATCGAGCAACTCGCCGACGGCTTCCGGCAGGGCATGGACAAGCAGACGCTGCTGGGTGTCACGGGGTCGGGCAAGACCAACACCGTCTCCTGGGTCGTCGAGGAGATCCAGAAGCCGACGCTGGTCATCGCCCACAACAAGACGCTGGCCGCCCAGCTCTACGAGGAGTTCCGCGAGCTCTTTCCCGACAACGCCGTCGAGTACTTCGTCTCCTACTACGACTACTACCAGCCCGAGGCCTACGTCGAACAGACCGACAAGTACATCGAGAAAGACGCCTCCATCAACGACGAGATCGACCGCCTGCGCCACTCCGCGACCCGCTCGCTTTTGACCCGCGACGACGTGATCGTGGTCGCCTCGGTCTCCGCGATCTACGGGCTGGGCGACCCGCAGAACTACGTCGACATGAGCCTCGAACTGGAGGTGGGTCAGGAGATCGACCGCGACGAGGTGCTCTCGCGGCTGGTCGACCTCAACTACGAGCGCAACGACGTGGACTTCACCCAGGGCACCTTCCGCGTCCGCGGCGACACGCTCGAGATCTACCCGATGTACGGACGCTACGCCGTCCGCGTGGAGTTCTGGGGCGAGGAGATCGACCGGATGCTGAAGGTCGACCCGCTGGAGGGCGAGGTGAAATCGACCGAGCCCGCCGTGCTGATCCACCCGGCGGAACACTACTCCATCCCCGAGCAACGGCTCCAGCGCGCCATCGCGGAGATCGAGGACCTCAAGGAGGAGCGGGTGCGGTACTTCGAGCGCCAGGGCGACCACGTCGCCGCCCAGCGCATCGACGAGCGGACCACCTTCGACCTGGAGATGATGCGCGAGACGGGCTACTGCTCGGGCATCGAGAACTACTCCGTCCACCTCTCCGAGCGCGACTCCGGCGACCCGCCCTACACGCTGATCGACTACTTCCCCGACGACTTCCTCACCGTCATCGACGAGTCCCACCAGACGATCCCCCAGATCAAGGGGCAGTTCGAGGGCGACCGCTCACGGAAGGAGTCGCTGATCGACAACGGATTCCGGCTCCCGACCGCCTACGACAACCGCCCGCTCACCTTCGAGGAGTTCGAGGAGAAGACCGACAAGACGCTGTACGTGAGCGCGACGCCCGCCGACTACGAGCGGGAGGTCAGCGACCAGGTCGTCGAGCAGATCGTCCGCCCGACCCACCTGGTCGACCCCGCGGTCGAGGTCTCGCCGGCGGAGGGCCAGATCGACGACCTGCTGGACCGGATCGACGACCGCGTCGAGCGCGACGAGCGGGTCCTGGTCACGACGCTCACCAAGCGGATGGCCGAGGACCTCACCGAGTACCTCGAAGAGGCGGGCGTCGCCGTCGAGTACATGCACGACGAGACCGACACCCTCGAACGCCACGAACTCATCCGGTCGCTGCGGCTGGGCGACATCGACGTGCTCGTCGGGATCAACCTCCTCCGGGAGGGGCTGGACATCCCCGAAGTGTCGCTCGTGGCCATCCTCGACGCCGACCAGGAGGGGTTCCTGCGCTCGGAGACCACCCTGGTCCAGACGATGGGGCGCGCCGCACGGAACGTCAACGGCGAAGTCGTCCTCTACGCCGACGACCCCAGCGACGCCATGGAGGCGGCAATCGAGGAGACCAACCGCCGCCGGGAGATCCAGGAGGCGTACAACGAGGAACACGGCTTCGAACCCACCACGATCGACAAGGAGATCGGGGAGTCCTCGCTGCCGGGGTCGAAGACCGACACCGACGGCGCCGCCTCGATGGACCCCGACGACGACGAGGAGGCCGCCCGCGCTATCGAACGCCTCGAAGCGCGCATGGAGGAGGCCGCCGACAACCTGGAGTTCGAACTC